The genomic stretch tctgtccgtctgtcacagccgatttactcggaaactataagtactacagtgatgaaatttgatgggaatatgtgttgtatgaaccgctacaaaaatatgacactaaatagtaaaaaaaagaattgggggtggggccccccatacatgtaactgagggatgaaattttttttttcgatgtacatacccgtgtggggtatcaatggaaaggtcttttaaaatgatataaagttttctaaaaaacatttttcttaaagtgaacggtttttgagatatcagctctcaaagtcgtaaaaagtatgtccccccccctctatttttataactacggggtataaaattctaaaaaaaatagaggtgatgcatgctaattaactctttcaacgatttttggtttgatcaaagtatctcttatagtttttgagataggttgatttaactgtaatttacggaacccttcgtgcacgagtccgactcgcacttggccggttttttttattattatgattaGAAATTGTGTTATGATGCGGTATCAGTATAGGTGGTATGTTTCACCCATTTTTTATCGTGTTAGGTTTCCAGATATTGACGAGACACGCCCAATCGCGCGCTTGTGGGTGATGGAAGGAATTTCAAGGTGGAAGGTTACTGCACCTTGTCTATATTGTTTCTTTAGTCATTAGACAGCATAGGAAAGTCAATTTGTCAACGGACACTTATGAGAAATAGTTTGTATTTGGAATATGCTgtatggaggaggcctttgttCAGCAGTGTGACACTGTGGGACAGTATAGGCTGAGTTACAAAATAATGGTGTATGGAACTCAACCTTAAAGGAagcaattatttattagtataggTGTACCGTTGCATTCATTTACGTTACAGcttttttatcttatttccTTCTTGATATCCTAAATCCAAGGTTCCATCAAGTCTGAGCTGACAATTATCTATCACGTCATAGAACAGGTCTTAATACGTAAGTCATTTGCATGAACAACGTATAAAAGCGTCTGGATCTAGCGCTTAGAAACACGTTAATTGCCTACGTAATAATGATCTCTGATCTACGCGTGTGAATACGCGTGATTCCCAGTCTCTTTATAAGATGATTTTCTTTGATTGATAAAtctgtaattaattatatatttagcGAATTGAGCGGTCTTTCTTCTGTATGAAATGAATACTTCAGTAGAATTTATTCTTCTACCGAAAAAGTTGCGTTTGGTCAAGACGAGTTGAGTATCTACGGCTAAAAGACTACGTTCGCACTATGCCCTTAGCCTGTTTCTATTTTGCTGACTGGCTCACTTGCGAATGAGTTTTAAAGAACCTTTCCAAGTTTACCTGGAATATTATATTCCGcatagtaaagataaagaaATCACACTTGTGCAGATCAATAGGCTTATCTCCCGCGTATACTCTAATCGCCAAAACAGCtggctaaataaataaacacactgCTATTAGCCTTACAATCAGAATTCCTAATACAACCGACACTCCCATAGTGACCTTCTAATTTGTAACCTTCATTCCATATTGATTGtgaattatttgttattttatgttgcTTTTATCCAGATTTTATTAGGTCACAACACGCTACTGGATCAACATTCGAAGTTACTTCAGAAAGTCTCTATGTATGGTTTTTAATTTGGTGGTCTTGCACTCATTGTAGATTTATATCCATTAACATACCGCCAGGGTGGCCTAGAGGTTAAAGGCGAGCTTTTTTTCATGTGGGGTCGTAACCTAACAATTGACGATGGTATTTGTTTAGTCATAGTTATAGAATTGTCATCATTTAACACCGTAGGACCACTCCTGAACATTGGCCTCCCTTCCAAAACGACTGATTTGAAGGTACCTGTGTCCAGGGCCGTGCTACCCGTGACCATAAAGGATATAGAATTATCAAATATATCATCGTATGATCCTTTCTATGCATTTTATAAGCTACTGATAAGCAAGCTAAGTGAAATACCTAAAGGGTAAGCTGAATCGATTAGCTGACAGATAAACTGATAACATATTCATGTGATTGTGATAACCTGTGTTTTTCCTAATAGGATCAACGAATATCGATCCCCATAGCTTTGGAAATCAACTTTACGGGCACCATGGCAAAACTATCGGACTAAGAGTAAAATTGCTTTACgagattaataatttatttatctgagattgtttaaatatttctctATTTACGATAATGgcataatgttttattatttaccgaaGGCCATTAAGTAATGTAAATTGCCATGAATATCGGTAATAGGTAGACGCGTAAATATTTTCGTTGAACACTCATACATAATGACGAAATGTAAACAACAGAATGTTTAGGGTGTGTTAAATAGATTACTGTTTATTGCTTGTTTACAGCATAGCATATATATAATTAATGAAACGCTAAGTCAAGGATAAATTTCAGATATCTTGGGAAACAACTGAATAGTAATTAATTGAATATGTACTGTGTGAACAAGCACAAGGCAGACAgagtttatattaatttatcctTACACATTAGTAGGTCAGGGGTAACTCTCAAATATAATGAACACAGAATAACAATGCTGCACTTTTTGCGAACAAGGAATTAATGcaattgttaatttaattttgactgAATATTTAGTATTGTTATAGGAAAACATAAATTAGATCATCAATTAATCAATGTTCTTAATTTCATAACACATTATACCTATATTCATGTGATTAAGATATAAGAAGACTCCTGAAAAGTACCATAATTTTTGGGTTTTACAAAGTCAGATGTAATACctagtcagtttttttttaagaccaACTTCAATATCAAATcatcattgtttatttatttatttataacactttATGCACATTTTGCATagtggcggacttaacgccttaggcgttttctcccagtctacctttgggtggtggggaaatagcagtggtaggtgcagttaATGATATTAGctacttaaaaagaaaaaaaaaataggtatatatagaatatatttaCTGGTTAGAAGTTGGCCATTTGTTGTTATGTGTAAAGATACAATAAGCAACTTCTATGGCTTCAACGAGAAACAAATACATGTTATTTACATCTCATAAAAATCTTCATAATTTTTCCCTATTGTATTGTGGGCAATGGATGCCTTTACTGGCCAATATCAGAATGGTGCTCATTGGGAGATTAGGCAAATATAAAGGGACAAAAGACTGAATACATTTATCCATCAGAACACTAAAATTAGTTGAGTCTGTGTTAATTGATTAGTTCACCTTATTATGCATGCCATCTAGTGCAGAAGGTATTTTATAGTCTGGGAAAGTTTAActtcattgttattattataaaagatttttaataaacattatagAACCATTCTAATCAACTATTCCAGGGATCTAGGCTCTTCTAGAATCTAGATACCACTAATTCAGTGGTTTTGTACAATCACCATATATTGGAATGTTAAGTTCTGACTATTGCCACTTACCTAAATGCAGTCAAATCAAAATACTTGACCTCCCAGGTCAATATGTAAAACTTTTGGCCTAAATAACAATTGTCTACACCTTTATCAGTCACTGAAAGTGTGATATCTTAAATTCAAAGATGATGCAATTCCTCAATCATGCAGTTAAAGCAATTCTGCCATTGGTTGGTTGATAATTCTTTTAATTAAGTGCTATCTTGTTACATACCTCTGAATTGTGCCTCCCACTCCTTCACAGATTCCATTTCCATAGAGTTGAGGTCACTGAGGTCATCATACTCCTTATCTGATGATGTCACAGAGAATGTGGCTAAACCTCTTGAGGCATCTTTCCCTCCAAATGCTGCATAAGGTCCACCTGCATGGAAGGTTTATCACAATTAGTTTCATGGTAGTGGCTGTTTCTCAAGGACCCTAATTTTTGCATCTAATAATCAGTAACTGGCCTAGTAGTAAGGCATTAAACATGCAGGCTACATTAGAACAAGTTGTTGTAATGCAAAAGGTTACCTAAGGTGCATACTCTGCATTTTAAATGGATAATTAATGAGTCATGGTAATGTCAACTCTATTTATAAACAGCGGTGCGGATGCACTCACCGGGCCCATAGAAGCGGCGCCCTCGCGTGGCGTCGAATATCCACCCGTTGACCGCCACCAGCACCCTGCCGTCAGGCTGGCTCCCATCATATTGACGCAGCTCTGCAACTGTCATATCCTTACGAATTTTTGGCAACTCCACCGCCGGTGTTTCTGCAGGCACCTTTGTGAACTTTGAGTATATTTTATACACCAACACAAAGATTATCGCAATTATAATCAAATTTACGGGACTGTAGAACTCTTCAAAGAAACTGGAACCCGCTTCTAGACTGTCGGTCTCCGGTAATTTTGTCTCCGGCGCTGATGCCATTTTCAATTGTACACAAAGATAATGTGTCGCCTCAAGGATAGGGGTTATTTGTATAAATTTAAGAAAACTATTTCCATTCGCAAAAtgtaaaatactaaaattactGACGTCAGCGTTCCGGCAA from Helicoverpa zea isolate HzStark_Cry1AcR chromosome 8, ilHelZeax1.1, whole genome shotgun sequence encodes the following:
- the LOC124632267 gene encoding membrane-associated progesterone receptor component 2-like translates to MASAPETKLPETDSLEAGSSFFEEFYSPVNLIIIAIIFVLVYKIYSKFTKVPAETPAVELPKIRKDMTVAELRQYDGSQPDGRVLVAVNGWIFDATRGRRFYGPGGPYAAFGGKDASRGLATFSVTSSDKEYDDLSDLNSMEMESVKEWEAQFREKYDLVGRLLKPGEEPINYSDEEPEDTDTSTPTPVEDKKEQ